The proteins below are encoded in one region of Telopea speciosissima isolate NSW1024214 ecotype Mountain lineage chromosome 10, Tspe_v1, whole genome shotgun sequence:
- the LOC122643313 gene encoding putative disease resistance RPP13-like protein 1 produces the protein MSSSVGQQFGWSSFLQGALDRFYSPELLDFIRRRKIDLKQVESLKRTSAKIQTLSDEAEVKQFTRDAVRLWLDPTATGTHLYNIAEELQGIKRFGSKVKDVNERLKSEVQDGVALGLMVSSFGSGSSKPKVFSERLPTSSLVNSSNVFGREEDKWEIVKWLLHDKTPRRPSCDKDDNFLVLPIVGMGGAGKTTHAQLIYNHETIEKHFDLKAWVCVSEDFDVVRLTKEILESATNGSSALSSNSPDVLQVKLQQTLSNKRFLLVLDDMWNEDNERWEALRTPFASGKSGSKMLVTTRNKGVSSIVRTPVEKDHDLKGLSDDVCFAIVRKHAFVDGNSCVQIESWNYLDKKL, from the exons atgtcatCAAGTGTGGGACAGCAATTTGGATGGTCGTCCTTCCTTCAGGGGGCATTGGACAGGTTTTACTCTCCTGAGTTGTTGGACTTCATTCGCCGACGGAAGATCGACTTGAAGCAAGTGGAGTCTCTGAAGCGGACTTCAGCCAAGATTCAGACCTTATCTGATGAAGCTGAAGTGAAGCAGTTCACCCGCGATGCTGTGAGACTGTGGCTCG ACCCAACAGCTACAGGTACGCACCTCTATAATATCGCCGAAGAACTGCAGGGAATTAAAAGGTTTGGATCTAAAGTGAAGGATGTCAACGAGAGGCTAAAAAGTGAAGTACAAGACGGTGTTGCTCTAGGATTAATGGTCTCGAGCTTTGGATCTGGGTCTTCAAAGCCCAAGGTATTCAGTGAAAGGCTACCCACGAGTTCCTTGGTGAATAGTTCTAATGTTTTTGGCAGGGAAGAAgataagtgggagattgttaagTGGTTGCTACACGACAAAACTCCAAGACGCCCCAGCTGTGACAAGGATGATAATTTCTTGGTGCTACCCATAGTCGGCATGGGTGGAGCTGGGAAGACCACCCATGCTCAACTTATTTACAACCATGAAACTATTGAGAAGCATTTTGATCTGAAAGCTTGGGTTTGCGTTTCCGAAGACTTTGATGTGGTGAGGTTAACCAAAGAAATTCTCGAGTCAGCCACTAATGGGTCATCAGCCCTTTCTTCAAATTCACCGGACGTACTACAGGTGAAACTTCAACAAACATTGAGCAACAAAAGATTCTTATTGGTTTTGGACGACATGTGGAACGAGGATAACGAGAGATGGGAGGCTTTAAGGACTCCTTTTGCATCTGGTAAATCAGGAAGCAAGATGTTGGTTACAACACGGAACAAAGGTGTTTCATCAATCGTTCGCACTCCCGTAGAGAAGGATCATGATTTGAAAGGTCTGTCAGACGATGTTTGTTTTGCAATTGTTAGAAAGCACGCTTTCGTGGATGGGAATTCATGTGTGCAAATCGAAAGCTGGAATTATTTGGACAAGAAATTGTAA
- the LOC122643315 gene encoding putative disease resistance protein At3g14460 has translation MVLNNKMGTRHLSSLSSLTIDGVLDLKSLPNGFMQHLTTVQKLNICRCRELTVLLENEIGVDLLPSGLQRLSISSCDNLRKLPKSTSNLPCLKELIIDGARGLTSLPEGLLHNLISLKKFVIKGCAALVSCPEIGLSTTLRQLEIGDCENLDSLPKELHTLTSLQELNITSCPAIVSFPETRLPIALQKLQIKDCQKLESLPKELHTLTSLQKLEITSCPAIVSFPETRLSIALRKLKTRDCKNLESLPIGLLHNLTSLQSLSLYGYPILNSLPDGLDKLMSLQSLQIRECPALESLPDMGLPTALLELSIRRCGKLNFSPKELHKLTNLKKLEIVECSSLMDFNNQESLLFEIRNLTTLQSLTIGGCPTLVSIPKGILPSNL, from the coding sequence ATGGTACTCAACAACAAAATGGGGACTCGTCATCTCTCATCACTTTCCTCCTTGACTATTGATGGTGTGTTAGATCTCAAATCGTTGCCCAATGGATTTATGCAACACCTGACAACAGTTCAAAAATTAAATATCTGTCGTTGTAGAGAGCTTACGGTTCTTCTAGAGAACGAAATTGGGGTTGATCTCCTTCCTTCAGGCCTTCAACGTTTGAGCATCTCGAGTTGTGACAACTTAAGGAAGCTACCAAAGAGCACATCTAATCTCCCATGTCTTAAAGAACTAATTATTGATGGGGCTAGAGGACTCACATCCTTGCCTGAAGGGCTGCTGCACAATCTAATTTCTCttaaaaaatttgtaatcaAAGGTTGCGCTGCTCTCGTATCCTGCCCAGAAATAGGATTATCCACTACGCTTCGACAATTAGAGATTGGAGATTGCGAGAATCTGGATTCACTACCCAAGGAACTACACACTCTGACGTCTCTCCAAGAACTTAATATCACAAGTTGCCCTGCTATTGTGTCCTTCCCAGAAACAAGGTTGCCCATTGCGCTTCAAAAATTGCAGATCAAAGATTGCCAGAAGCTGGAGTCACTACCCAAGGAACTACACACTCTGACGTCTCTCCAAAAACTTGAAATCACAAGTTGCCCTGCTATTGTGTCCTTCCCAGAAACAAGGTTGTCCATTGCGCTTCGAAAATTGAAGACCCGAGATTGCAAGAATCTAGAGTCCTTGCCAATAGGTCTACTGCATAACCTCACATCCCTCCAATCATTATCCCTCTATGGATATCCGATCCTAAACTCCCTACCCGATGGACTGGACAAACTCATGTCCCTTCAAAGCTTACAAATCAGAGAGTGTCCTGCCCTTGAATCCTTACCAGACATGGGGTTACCCACCGCGCTTCTGGAGCTATCCATTCGAAGATGTGGGAAACTGAATTTTTCACCCAAGGAGCTGCACAAACTCACAAATCTTAAAAAATTGGAGATTGTAGAATGCTCTTCTCTCATGGACTTCAATAATCAAGAATCCCTCCTCTTCGAGATTCGTAATCTCACCACTCTTCAGAGTCTCACCATTGGTGGATGTCCTACTCTTGTGTCCATCCCAAAGGGCATACTTCCCTCCAATCTTTGA
- the LOC122642582 gene encoding uncharacterized protein LOC122642582, whose translation MCDCQLFNYSPFSSLLLTLLLLFSATVVMAIQRNSKYNKHKPRSPIFILVISVTAILFLCLLSTFTSTAGFSFPSAGAIALRKLVKSRNQRHHVLDKYLYWGDRIDCPGKHCDSCEGLGHQESSLRCALEEAIFLKRTFVMPSRMCINPIHNKKGILHQLSNASSEERWTSSSCGMDSFYDLDLISETVPVILDNSKMWYRVLLTSMKLGARGLAHVEGVSRTELNSSQYLNLLLINRTASPLSWFMECKDRNNRSAVMLPYSFLPSMAAAKLRDAAEKIKGLLGDYDAIHVRRGDKIKTRKDRFGVDRSLHPHLDRDTRPEFILQRIEKWVQPGRTLFIASNERMPGFFSPLSIRYSLAYSSNYSSILDPVVENNYQLFMIERLIMMGAKTFIRTFKEDDTDLSLTDDPKKNTKIWQKPVHTTEEE comes from the exons ATGTGTGATTGTCAGCTCTTCAACTACTCTCCCTTTTCTTCATTGCTCCTcactcttctcctcctcttctctgcAACCGTAGTAATGGCGATTCAGAGGAATTCGAAGTACAATAAACACAAGCCCAGATCCCCAATTTTCATATTAGTTATCTCTGTTACAGCCATTTTGTTTCTTTGCCTTCTTTCCACTTTCACTTCTACCGCTgggttctccttcccttctgcAGGAGCCATAGCCCTACGAAAGCTAGTGAAGAGTAGGAACCAAAGGCACCATGTCTTGGATAAGTACTTGTACTGGGGTGACCGAATCGATTGCCCTGGCAAACATTGTGATTCTTGCGAGGGTCTTGGTCATCAAGAATCAAGCCTGCGTTGCGCTCTTGAAGAAGCCATATTTCTCAAGAG AACTTTTGTGATGCCTTCAAGGATGTGCATTAATCCAATACACAATAAGAAGGGTATTCTCCATCAGTTGAGTAATGCAAGTTCAGAGGAAAG ATGGACTTCAAGCTCTTGTGGAATGGATTCCTTTTATGATTTGGACCTGATATCTGAAACAGTGCCTGTAATCCTGGACAATTCAAAAATGTGGTACCGGGTACTCTTAACAAGTATGAAGTTGGGGGCTAGAGGGCTTGCCCATGTGGAAGGAGTAAGCCGGACTGAACTCAACAGCAGTCAATATTTGAATCTCTTGCTGATAAATCGCACTGCGAGTCCTCTGTCATG GTTCATGGAGTGCAAGGATCGAAACAACCGCAGTGCTGTAATGTTGCCGTATTCATTTCTACCTTCAATGGCAGCTGCAAAACTAAGAGATGCAGCAGAGAAG ATTAAGGGGCTTCTTGGTGATTATGATGCCATCCATGTTCGTCGAGGTGATAAGAtaaaaactaggaaagatagATTTGGTGTTGACAGGAGCCTCCATCCTCATCTTGACAGGGATACTCGTCCTGAGTTTATCCTTCAGAGAATTGAAAAATGGGTCCAACCAGGACGCACCCTTTTCATTGCTTCGAATGAGAGGATGCCAGgattcttttctcctctttctatCAG GTACAGCTTGGCATATTCATCAAACTACAGCAGCATCTTGGATCCAGTAGTTGAGAACAATTACCAATTGTTTATGATAGAGAGGCTTATCATGATGGGAGCAAAAACTTTCATTAGAACATTCAAGGAAGATGATACAGATCTCAGCTTGACAGATGATCCAAAGAAGAACACTAAGATTTGGCAAAAACCTGTTCATACGACGGAGGAAGAGTGA